A segment of the Flavobacterium azooxidireducens genome:
TAATAATCAAACAATCTAATAATCAAACAATCTAGTAATCAAACAATCTAGTAATCAAACAATCTAATAATCTAACAATCGAATAATCGAACAATCTAATTATCGAACAATCTAATTATCCAATAATCCAAAAATCCTATCTTTACGCCGATGATTCAAAAAAAATACATACTTCCACTTTTCCTTTTGATACAAATTATTGTATTAAAAATCGCTTCTTTATTTCCAAAGTTTATAGAAAATTATTACAGTAACGGAATCTATCCTATTATCTCAAAAATTTCCAGAACCACGTTTGGATTTACGTCTATTTCCATTGGTGATATTATTTACGGTATTGTTTTGTTTTTGGTTTTCAGATGGTTTTGGAGAGTGCGAAAAACCTGGAAAACAGCTTGGAAAGATAATTTGTTGAAGATTGTCAGTTTTGCATCCGTATTTTATTTTCTGTTTCATTTGTTATGGGCAACTAATTATCATCGTATTCCGATGTATGAAAAACTGGAGATTGACAAAGAATATTCTACTGAAGAATTAGAAGCTTTTACAATAAAATTGATTGAAAAAACGAATGCGATTCATAAACAAATTACACAAAATGATTCTGTAAAAGTGGTCGTTCCCTACTCTACTCAGGAAATTTTTGAATTGAGTGTAAAAAGCTATACTTCGGTTGAAAAAGAATTTCCTTTTCTATTGTATGAAAAGCCAAGCATCAAACCATCGTTAATCAGTGTTCCGTTGAGTTATATGGGATTTGGCGGCTATTTGAATCCGTTTACCAATGAAGCTCAAGTGAATGATTGCTTGCCAAAATATAATTTTCCGACTACAACGTTGCACGAAATGGCTCATCAAATTGGGTATGCCAGCGAAAGTGAAGCTAATTTTATTGGATTTTTAGCTTCTGTGAAAAGTGACGATATTTACTTTCAATATTCCGGTTATAGTTTTGCTGTGAAGCATTGTTTGCGAAATTTAGAACGCATTAAAGAAGGCAGCAGTGAAAAATTTTTACCGTTAATCAATTCAGGAATCATCAAAAACTTCGACGAAAGCAAACAATTTCACGAAGAATACAAAACGTTTTTAGAACCGATTTTCAAAACTTTTTACGACAATTTTTTGAAACTCAACAAGCAAAAAGACGGTTTGGAAGGATATAGCAAATTTGTGGGATTGATGATTGGAATGGAGAGGAAGTAAGCATTAGTTAGTTTTTAGCGGGAAGATAATTCTTCTAACTAAAAATTTTAAATTAAAAATCATTATAAATTTATAGCACGTAAAGTTTAATCGTTTTTCTTATTTTCTTCTAACATACAATCCGCTATTTGGATATATCATTTGGACTAGATATTTTTCTTCAGTATGATACTGATACCATCGCTTATATTTTTTATCTCTAAAATCAAAGACGTTTGCTATTAAATAAGGTTTTTTGAATAAGTTCTTACTTAATTCAATATCAAAATTAGCAACATCTTGCTTACCTCTTCTATAAGTATAGTAGTCAAAATGTAGATAAATCTTATCATATTTTGCTGAATCAATTACAGCCAAAATATCCTTACTCAAAATTAAATCACCTGGGTAATAATTTACAAAATATTTTGTTGTGTCTTTTTCATTTTCAATTATCAAATATAAATTAGCTAATTCCCCATATTGTAAAAGCTTATCATTGACTTGAATGATAAAATTTATATTTTGTGAAAAACATAATCTTGTGAAAATTAAAAAAATAATTGTTAATAGAGATTTACTCATAATTTTATTAATTAGAAATTGATAAGCAAAACTAACTGACAACTAAAAACTGACAACAGACAACTGATCCTAAACTTCATCCGCAACAAAAGAAGTCACATTTTTCTTTTTAAACGGTCTGATAATCAATCGTCCTTCACGGTCTAAACGGATGTAATTGTAAATCCAATTAGTCAACACTACCGCTTTGTTTTTAAATCCGATTAAGGAAAACAAGTGTACAAAAATCCAAACAAACCAAGCAAAAACACCGTGAAAATGAAATTTTGGTAAATCAACCACCGCTTTGTTTCTGCCAATTGTTGCCATCGAACCTTTGTCGTTGTAAACAAATGGTTTTAGCGGTTTCTTATTTATTTTTTTGACGATGTTTTCGCCCAACCATTTTCCTTGTTGCATGGCCGGTTGTGCCATCATTGGATGTCCAAACGGATTTTTATCAGACAACATCGCTGCAATATCGCCAATGGCAAAGATGTTATCGTAACCTTCTACTTGATTGAACTCGTTTACTTTTACTCGATCAGCTCTTGGAATGATGGCGTTTGTATCAATTCCGGACGGTAAAGCTCCTTGCACACCTGCTGTCCAAATTACGGTCGCTGATTCGAAAGTTAAATCGGTGTTGGTTGTTACGGTGCTTCCGTCATAACCAGTTACACGAACATTTTTCCAGACATTTACACCTAAGTTGATAAGAAAATCCTCGGCAGCTTGTGATGATTTCTCACTCATAGTATCCAAAATTCTTTCTCCGGATTGAATGAGGTTGATTTGCATTTTTCGCACATCTAAATCGGGATAATCTTTGGGAAGAATGGCTTTTTTCATTTCGGCCAAAGCTCCGGCTAATTCTACTCCGGTTGGTCCGCCACCCACAAGCACAAAATTGATCAAACTGTGTCGGTCGTGAATATCGTTGGTCAACAACGCTTGTTCAAAGTTTTCAAGAATCAAACTTCTGATGTTGAGTGATTGCGGAATGGTTTTCATTGCCACACTATTACGTTCGATTTCTTTGTTGCCAAAAAAATTAGTTTTGGAACCGGTGGCTAACACTAAATAATCATACCGCAAATCGCCAATGTCGGCTTTTACTTTTTGATTTTGCGTATCGATTTCGTTGACAAAACCTAGGCGGAAATAAAAGTTTTGGTATTCTTGGACCACTTTTCGGATTGGGTAAGCGATTGAACCGGCTTCTAATCCGCCCGTAGCTACTTGATATAAAAGTGGTTGAAATGTATGGTAATTGTGTTTGTCGATTAACACGACTTGAACACGTTGATTTTTGAGGCTTTTGGCGAGTGCAATTCCGGCAAATCCGCCACCGATGATGACGATTCTGGGAAGATTGGTATTTGGGATATTCATAGTTTTAAGTTACTGAGTTGCTGAGTTACTGAGCTACTGAGATTTTTGTATGACAAAGATAGTGAGTTTTAACATTTTAAAAATTATTCCTTTTCTGGTGTGTTAAATTTTAACTGAATTT
Coding sequences within it:
- a CDS encoding NAD(P)/FAD-dependent oxidoreductase — encoded protein: MNIPNTNLPRIVIIGGGFAGIALAKSLKNQRVQVVLIDKHNYHTFQPLLYQVATGGLEAGSIAYPIRKVVQEYQNFYFRLGFVNEIDTQNQKVKADIGDLRYDYLVLATGSKTNFFGNKEIERNSVAMKTIPQSLNIRSLILENFEQALLTNDIHDRHSLINFVLVGGGPTGVELAGALAEMKKAILPKDYPDLDVRKMQINLIQSGERILDTMSEKSSQAAEDFLINLGVNVWKNVRVTGYDGSTVTTNTDLTFESATVIWTAGVQGALPSGIDTNAIIPRADRVKVNEFNQVEGYDNIFAIGDIAAMLSDKNPFGHPMMAQPAMQQGKWLGENIVKKINKKPLKPFVYNDKGSMATIGRNKAVVDLPKFHFHGVFAWFVWIFVHLFSLIGFKNKAVVLTNWIYNYIRLDREGRLIIRPFKKKNVTSFVADEV
- a CDS encoding DUF3810 domain-containing protein codes for the protein MIQKKYILPLFLLIQIIVLKIASLFPKFIENYYSNGIYPIISKISRTTFGFTSISIGDIIYGIVLFLVFRWFWRVRKTWKTAWKDNLLKIVSFASVFYFLFHLLWATNYHRIPMYEKLEIDKEYSTEELEAFTIKLIEKTNAIHKQITQNDSVKVVVPYSTQEIFELSVKSYTSVEKEFPFLLYEKPSIKPSLISVPLSYMGFGGYLNPFTNEAQVNDCLPKYNFPTTTLHEMAHQIGYASESEANFIGFLASVKSDDIYFQYSGYSFAVKHCLRNLERIKEGSSEKFLPLINSGIIKNFDESKQFHEEYKTFLEPIFKTFYDNFLKLNKQKDGLEGYSKFVGLMIGMERK